Sequence from the Candidatus Methylomirabilota bacterium genome:
GGTAGATGAACCAGCCCAGCCCGCCCTGGCTGCCGGCCACGCCGAAGACCATCTCGGCCGCAATGATCGTCCGCCAGGCGAACGCCCAGCCGATCTTGATGCCGGAGAGGATGTACGGGAAGGCCGCGGGCAGCAGGATGCCGGCGACGAAGCGCCAGCCCGTCAGCCCAAAGTTCTGCCCGACGCGGCGGAGGGTCGGGGGCACGGTGACGAAGCCCGTGTAGGTGTTGAGCGACATCGGCCACAGCACCGAGTGGATGATCACGAAGACCAGCGACTGCACGCCGAGGCCGAACCAGAGCAGCGCCAGCGGCATGAGCGCGATCGCCGGCAGCGGGTTGAACATGGCCGTCAGCGTCTCCAGCAGCTCGGCCCCCAGCCGGGTGGTGACCGCCAGCGTGGTCAG
This genomic interval carries:
- a CDS encoding ABC transporter permease; this translates as MTGGARVALHKAGIVVALLVIWEAWTRLGQVSPLLFPSASTVVAAFGRSLANGEVPGYAGQSLKVLLSGMAIGAALALALTTLAVTTRLGAELLETLTAMFNPLPAIALMPLALLWFGLGVQSLVFVIIHSVLWPMSLNTYTGFVTVPPTLRRVGQNFGLTGWRFVAGILLPAAFPYILSGIKIGWAFAWRTIIAAEMVFGVAGSQGGLGWFIYQNRFEMNTDLVFAGLLTVILIGLLVENLFFRWLERKTVLRWGMSTSH